The DNA window CCTGGATATCTGGCGTGAGCGAAGCTGAACCTCTTCGAGATTCACTAACGCACAACTTGTGTTCCACGTTTACAGTTTCTTCAGACATAGAGGTGATTTGATGAGGACCAATTCCGTGATCCAATAGATCTTCGGTAGAAAAGAGTTCATGATCATTTTTACCATCCAGTTTAAATAATTTAGAAAAATCGTCATTATCCAAGTTTTCGGGAAGCTCAAGCTTTAAATCACTTGTATTTATCATTGAGTCACCCGGTATATCTGAATGTCTGGTTCCATgatcttttgaaatcaaGTTACGATGTACTTCACTTGCAGGTAGCTCACGGTCATTAGTTacagaaatattttgtCGCTGTTTATTTGCATCTTCACTTTTTTCATTTGGTTCTCCTCGATCAGCATTCATTAAATCTAGTTTTCGTTCATTAGTTGATGAATAGAGAGTGTTGGTATGTTCAACAGTACGCTTTTGATGTTCCATTGGAACTGAGCCGGATTTTGATGCCTTGAAAGGTGTTGTTACTTTGGAATGTTCTTTTGAGGTAGACGGAATTTTGCCAAAGTGTGAATTTTCATTATTAGGGCTCTTAGGCAGCGATTCACCTGAAGATTTTTCTAAAGTTGGAGACATATttgtttcaatatttggaataatAGTATGTTGTTCCGAAGTTAGTATAGGATACTGACCCGCGTTGTATTTATCTGAAGCATTTTCTACAACTTCGCCTGTTACACTCTTATTCACCTCATTGGTTTTGGCTGATTGTGGATTCTGGAGTTCTTTACCCTTGACCACACTTTGAACTGTCACAATGATTTCCTTATCAATATTACTATGCTCTATCACGCCCACAACTTTACGTTGGTTATGTGCTGCTTCGATTGTAGAATCTTTCCCGAGAGAAAATATTGCTTTTATTCTCATTCAGGGTCTTCATTTGGGGAATTGGCTGAATGTCTGAATACTCTTCACGCCGTTGAGATTCATAAATATCTTTctcattattattcttcttAGCCCCGTTGGTTCGTACacttttattttcatcTCCCAACTTCGAGATGGAAGGTATTCCAATATTAGGCAACGGTGTATTGTCCTGGTGACTAACCTCCATCGCCAACCAGGAAGTAGTATTATAGTAAACAGGTGATAACCTAATATCCCCTCAGATATCCTTATTCGAAGAACCTTGCAGTCGTTTGCCTGTCTTATAATTTTGTCCTATCCTATCCCACGGATTGACAAGCAGTTTGCTGTGGAAATCTAACCTAGAACAAACAAATCAGTGGGCAGGAAAGTCGAAACTAATATCCTTGTACCAGAAGCAGTAATAGTACGTAGAAACAATAAGCTGAGGAAGCGCAGTGCCTTTTTATTCGTGATGATGGATTGAAGATGGCAGTATTTGTTTACTTTCGCTGGTATGCACttcaaaggaaagaaaaagaaatcaaatgttcatcaataaataataatacgTATACAATGACTAATTCATTATTACATAAACGGGAAGGATGTATATAGGTAACCATACATTAGATTTGACGATAATCGCATACATCATCAATTGATTTGTAATAATGAGTCTTTCTCAATGTTTTATATACATCTATATCCATATATGAAAGAGCTAGGTATTATGCGTCCAGTAATTTTACATCCAATGCAAACTTTAGAGAATGTTCCAATGAGGTGTATATGCCTGCCCTAGTTAGTTTCTCGTATCCATGCGCAAACTCCGTGCGTTAATCCTTTCTTGTGAACTCAGGACCCAATTTATAGATGAAAGAGTTTCATCTTTGATGTCTTGTGTTGTTATATCAATGTCATCATCGTCGAAGCCCAAGATGAGAATGATTTGTGTTAATCTAGTGAACTTTTCCCGGAGGAAGTATTGCTGTTCACATAGAGTTGTGATAAAAATGCTTAATTCCCTGTCCAGCTTTAATGCACCCAACTCATTGCAGCGAATTTGCCAGATTCTATCTTCGATTAGTTGGCATAACCAGTCTACCATTATAGTTAGTAAGTTTGTGTATGTTGCCTTGTGCAGGACATTTTGAAATGGGCGTAACAAAGTTTTCCATTGAACAACGAATTGATGTAGTTTTGATAAGTTTTCAAAGTCATGTGctgtacatatatactcTTCATCATTCCCATTACTGAAAAGTGGactcatcattttcttcaacctCCCTTGCAACAAGTTTTCAAACAGTTGGTTGAGCGACCATCTCAATAATTTTCCATTTTGGGTTTGTATATTTTTGCAGAGTGAAGATAATGCATCTGCCATTCGTTTTGAATCATCTTTGAAGGGGAAATTGTTTGACAATAGTTTAGGCTGGTCTTGTAGAATCTCCTTAATTAGTAATcgttcaaaaaatatatctccCAAGGACAATGTGTTGATGTATATCAAACAGTGATGTAACTTCAAGATGCTGTCTTCATCAGTATAAACTGATTGCAAATTAGATTGCAAATTCGTAAATGTATTGGTAGCAGCACTCTTAAATGTAAACCCAAATTGTGACAGCTTGCTACCAGTATCTTGAACTTGAGGCTTCGGTGATGCAGACCTTGACACAACAGGTGTCTGTTCTGAAGGGggtatatattttttcaaagttaaTGATGAGTTTAACCGCTGCTGAATTGATTTCAATCTCGTTTGTAAAACCTTAATTAAATACTCGGATTGAATAAAGCCCATTAGGTTGCCTAAGAAATGAGATAAGAGAGTGGTTTGACCTGTGTTGACAGTTGCAATTAGGTTAGTTCTTAGGAATAAAACCAAATCTTCTAAAATGGAGCTAATTGGGTAGCTAGATAAATCTTCGTGTTTATATTCGgtattttccaaataattGTTCAAGGATGGAAGTTCTTCTAATTCTACAGCCTTGGAAAATGATCTGTATAAGTGGTGTTTAACCAGAATTTCGAATTGACCTAAGGAGTTGATTACTTTTTCGTTAAACTTACCAGTTGATAAGATATCAGGAATCTCTAATGACTCAACTTGTTTCTCAGAGAATTCGTTCCACATTAAGGCAAAGAACCTACAATACATTGACCAGTTCTGCAAAATTGCGGAATATTCACTGACAAGCAACGACAACTCATTCAGAGTACAAGGCAGGTCCTGTTCCGCCGAATAATGTCCACTTCCCTGTTGAAAATGCTGTTGTTTGTTCCATTGCCCTCGAGATTCGTCCCAGATCTTTATACCATCTAGTAATTTGTCCATTCGCCTTGTATCCATAAATGTATCCCATATTAGCCCCGCTTGTAAATCGGCCTCCTTCTGAATCTTGTCCATAACGTAGACCATATTTTGGGCACCGTACGATTTAGTTATAATCTTAGAATGGTCATTAATGATAGTAGAAACTGTCTTGAATAAATGAAGCAAAGCCTGCGAGAAAAACATATGAGGTTTATCGATCTGGCCCATCATAATCTTACGGCTTTGTTCTGCAAGTATATTGCAGACATGTTTGGAGTAGATATCTAAGCCCATTTCAGAATTACCGATTTTTGGGAAAAGCTGGAAATAAGAGGTTAAAAGTTCCATATTTTGGACTCTAGAAGCATGCAAGAACTGTTCAtggaatatttttgataattttatGGTCCAGTCGTCCAACAATTGAGCCGGAGGATCTGGTATTTCACTAGAAGGCACAACCCTATTAGCAAATTCTGACCTAATTACTTGAGGCGGTAGTCCACGAATCTCTTGAATAGCATCTGCAGCCAAGTGATAGTTTTTGTCTTCAAGAGCATTCTGTATCACGGATATATTTGACTTCAAAAGTCTACaatcttcaataaacttCAAAGTTATCTGAACTTTATTACGTTCATTTTCAACTGTCCTAATCCGTTTTGATAGCTCAAGACTCTTATTGGAAGATATTGAGATATGCTCCAATGCTGTATGAAAGTTTGTCAACGCCGATGTTAGGTTCGTTTTCTTCAACTCTACCTTCCTGATGTCTTCATTATGTTTTTCATGGCTTTCCTTTATGAATTCCTCCAGCCTTTGTTCAGTATTCATATGATCTTTCCGAATAACCTCTTGTAACTTTGTAACTTGTGAAAGTGTTGTGAAATTGTTCGTCAGGTTGTAGTAGCGACCGAGCCTAGCTGACAGGTTAGGATCATTAATTTGATGAGATTGGAACGATTGAGGTGTATTTTCTGCCATTCCTATAGTTTTTAATTGTAGGGTTGAATGAGGTATGGTCCAGCTAAGTCGATAAAATGCTAACTGGAAatgtattttgttttcaacatggctttcaataaaaaagtATGATTCACAACGAGAAGTACATCACTGAAAACCAACACTAACACACACATACGGCTGTGAGACATGAGATTCTACACGCTATCGCAACAGATCAATAGAGAACATATAGCAGTAGGACATGTCATATGACAAGATATGTGATACCTGTCTTGACGCAGCATTTTTATTGCTGGGTGTCCAGATCCATGAGGAGATGGCGTAAAATTGCATTATGtaaaagaattaaattATTACTTTACTTACACATATAAAAAAGGATCCCCTAACTGAGTCATGTTATTTAAAATAGTATAAAATTATAACACTCTTCCTTCTTTTGTAATCCAATAAAGCTGCTTTCTAATGACGGGCATCAACCAATGCCTTTCAACTCTCCAAGAGGGTGTTGTGTTTGAGTGTGTGTGTGGTGGGGGGTGGGGCCGGAAAACAGAACGAATGataaagagaaaaaaaatagtgaATTAAGTAAATTTAGTAGTAGTATACTATTAAAAAAGAGGCTGCTCCAGGTTAGCCAAAGgacattaaaatattacCGCTgatttgttca is part of the Eremothecium cymbalariae DBVPG#7215 chromosome 2, complete sequence genome and encodes:
- the COG4 gene encoding Golgi transport complex subunit COG4 (similar to Ashbya gossypii AEL328W), which translates into the protein MAENTPQSFQSHQINDPNLSARLGRYYNLTNNFTTLSQVTKLQEVIRKDHMNTEQRLEEFIKESHEKHNEDIRKVELKKTNLTSALTNFHTALEHISISSNKSLELSKRIRTVENERNKVQITLKFIEDCRLLKSNISVIQNALEDKNYHLAADAIQEIRGLPPQVIRSEFANRVVPSSEIPDPPAQLLDDWTIKLSKIFHEQFLHASRVQNMELLTSYFQLFPKIGNSEMGLDIYSKHVCNILAEQSRKIMMGQIDKPHMFFSQALLHLFKTVSTIINDHSKIITKSYGAQNMVYVMDKIQKEADLQAGLIWDTFMDTRRMDKLLDGIKIWDESRGQWNKQQHFQQGSGHYSAEQDLPCTLNELSLLVSEYSAILQNWSMYCRFFALMWNEFSEKQVESLEIPDILSTGKFNEKVINSLGQFEILVKHHLYRSFSKAVELEELPSLNNYLENTEYKHEDLSSYPISSILEDLVLFLRTNLIATVNTGQTTLLSHFLGNLMGFIQSEYLIKVLQTRLKSIQQRLNSSLTLKKYIPPSEQTPVVSRSASPKPQVQDTGSKLSQFGFTFKSAATNTFTNLQSNLQSVYTDEDSILKLHHCLIYINTLSLGDIFFERLLIKEILQDQPKLLSNNFPFKDDSKRMADALSSLCKNIQTQNGKLLRWSLNQLFENLLQGRLKKMMSPLFSNGNDEEYICTAHDFENLSKLHQFVVQWKTLLRPFQNVLHKATYTNLLTIMVDWLCQLIEDRIWQIRCNELGALKLDRELSIFITTLCEQQYFLREKFTRLTQIILILGFDDDDIDITTQDIKDETLSSINWVLSSQERINARSLRMDTRN